From a region of the Brevibacterium siliguriense genome:
- a CDS encoding formylglycine-generating enzyme family protein, whose amino-acid sequence MILIPGGTFLMGSDEFYPDEQPVHRREVRPFHLDKYAVTNAAYAQFVDSTGYITVAERPLDPDDFPGAAREDLVPGALVFTPTLGPVDLRDWRQWWRWQPGAYWREPFGPGSTTRDREDHPVVHIAYEDALAYAIWAGKRLPSEAEYEYAARGGMTETRFAWGDEPYPGGVAKANSWLGRFPYDNRGVGDTAPVGSYAANGYGLFDMIGNTWEWTSEYYSPRHVPPSAKPVNAGERLNLLAATSSTGGEVGPRRVLKGGSFLCSPDYCLRFRPAARSPQSEDTGMSHVGFRCAKDA is encoded by the coding sequence ATGATCTTGATCCCAGGCGGCACCTTCCTCATGGGTTCCGATGAGTTCTATCCGGACGAACAACCCGTGCACCGACGAGAAGTCAGACCTTTCCACCTGGACAAGTATGCGGTGACGAATGCCGCTTACGCTCAATTCGTCGACTCCACCGGCTACATCACAGTGGCCGAGCGGCCATTGGACCCTGATGACTTTCCTGGTGCAGCGCGTGAGGATCTCGTGCCTGGAGCGTTGGTGTTCACTCCCACTCTCGGTCCGGTGGATCTTCGTGATTGGCGACAGTGGTGGCGTTGGCAACCAGGAGCGTACTGGCGCGAGCCGTTTGGGCCCGGTTCGACGACTCGCGATCGGGAAGATCATCCTGTCGTCCATATTGCTTACGAAGATGCACTGGCCTACGCCATATGGGCAGGGAAACGCCTACCGTCCGAAGCCGAGTACGAATACGCAGCTCGTGGAGGCATGACGGAGACACGTTTTGCCTGGGGTGACGAGCCATACCCCGGTGGTGTCGCCAAAGCGAACTCCTGGCTCGGGCGCTTTCCCTATGACAACCGCGGGGTCGGCGATACGGCACCTGTCGGTTCGTATGCCGCCAACGGCTATGGGCTCTTCGACATGATCGGCAACACATGGGAATGGACGTCTGAATACTACTCGCCGCGTCATGTTCCTCCGTCGGCGAAGCCAGTGAACGCTGGAGAACGGCTGAACCTGCTGGCCGCTACGAGCTCGACCGGCGGGGAAGTCGGCCCGCGCCGGGTACTCAAAGGTGGTTCTTTCCTGTGCTCTCCCGACTACTGCCTGCGGTTCCGACCCGCAGCACGCTCGCCACAGTCCGAAGACACGGGAATGTCACACGTGGGCTTCAGGTGCGCGAAGGACGCTTAA
- a CDS encoding DUF5979 domain-containing protein, producing MSIVLVLLLAMVGAVLPSASAMAAEWGISKQVISDGPYAPGDNVEFVVTISCSDPSGTDQTCDNTEMSDVLPDGLVLVSASISSGGGEVDADVESNTVTYTNEDGVGTGDQAQIAITAKIDPDLPYSESGKPIENTATVVSDNAEEKSSSATVTPVVDLDLSAEAGKTIDPDGALAVPGTNATMAVEGTNTSNAPVDTMVVQDPVDPSADPNPFTYLEYTGTGDIEMPENATDVTEEYWDGDSWETLDDSVDPADVQGVRYTFSGDIQPGATATIPVEVQQADAVAELTDPTTVNNDTSTVVSLDGEESEPATADDTYLITPPNTSVTASKSFSPAEVEAGKSTTVTLGATNTGTAVDSLIITEPGPGTDSPFEGDDPLTFTGWGSDSSGAGIVWPADATEATVVYTCADGTEVTESTTTVDTMPATPPETCIVVGFTVEFTGDIVNGAEATIPFTADTDPDQEPDRVSHPNEVQAEVPNTDPATANDELVTLQDRLATDIEKIITPSTIPAAEGQNVVVQLPSSLLPFGEDGSTTEADTFVVQDPVNTDNPGEFWDNFTATGVRSTSVPANATLTVEYWDGQSWQTAPDCPPTHGPATVNCDLPENAQGVRFTYDADDGEGFPPGTEFQPNFTADYTGPADRDEPIENCAASSAAAETVDPTEPVEGCDTVDPFPTDGSGTVDFLDKTLLGDPATVRARTDDQVTGRITWSTGGFSGVDPMAISDIADPESTDISDSFYDAFNLAQIDAIDSSVDPLIEYDAISGVELYNGSKWVQATNSPCTNSNPCDGGMDAVPLTAEEQSSTISARVIYTESPTRPDTSDDPTAPIKGDGVARSVQDDGRHLDLTFQVRDYKRSNTDEPVLGATRGTMYNTDDAGVVNNTARATATYRDRTYTDSDGDTAEILDEPLNVGVKKDWSGGPLSVPPDGTPHEYYPTTEATITGTNESGSKIDRLRIADPGAEDSSDVITADGTKPFDAFTLRGFTAITPPEGTETTTVTLTYDDGSTADFTRDEALALTTSELADVVGVETLFDGLIAPAAAGSMELNLQLRQFDRYTGDPITVDDYSPATNGAIATIDDPGGTDEDKRQAYDDATMDLQDADIDLDVTKTFDPDTITEPNHGADADDTPVTMTITGQPQGPSRSVEMVLTDDDPQFWNQYDFVGFDPSAQLAAPIDQVQVDVLTGGTFSGDPDSPDPVTVDGADWIEGTPSDTFTLPDGVDPDDVQGLRFTFTRADGQIWENPATPKQSVPLDVLRRDDMRSGGPVQHDLASNPNAPGESEPGVASNSVDGTTTGADLIVDPDTGEQVPVSASDSADAQIRYKHAVNGVSVKKDFDGTVTDGSQGPTSTFPMNITITNTGQRPITDPVITDPMPTDDDGAQLKLADTDIPYSYSLSGSDPDPDTPNLPENPDEVSVDQDGDIDSLEFTFPEGSVLEVGQSYQVTVMVNFRFGLPPQTPVDNTVGVTGDRPWDNCEPRLNDETGQCQADADVHPTGTAVISQNKLVKATDDDELAVMVDPDYPDQPAECTPNDDGFYAYPCTPVIAPGHNETWQINMENVGNLPMDQAVLYDRLPTPGDVGSYATSSARGSEWSPTLTKDPPPAITDAPEGATSKVYYSTTQDYCMDDIEDPINHPCPTDDPDSGWVELTPDTSPDVYEDVTAIKVVITMDPENLLDPGDSVSVEGTTTTPAEAPEAGDRSIAWNSAAAGGVAVTADGKEVNMLPTEGAKVGVATATGPLTVHKTAAGAGADYAPDEFTLQVQCTSAADSWLEKDLDPITITVPNGGETEVPNLPYGAECTITEDDSNGQTSLDVGSVTIGESPDAVTLDAVNNYDLGDLELAKTVDSEAVDEDGDPVEYGPFEASVDCSFLGDPVYAEGYGPNDPMVVDLPADGTPAELAGLPINAECTVTETNTGGAASTSMTISQPGEEPVETDGDTAKMTVVANDEGTAGTQLNVENHFDVGSIHLTKEVTGNGADDYGTGPFVFDVVCTFDVDGGGGADAKVVYDDSVSLGGDDPLEATIDDLPVGASCDFTETDNGGATSSEITPNPVTVGADETAEVAATNEFDLGSFSVDKVVENNTGLPDDALGPFEVNADCTYQGADVEIPDGAQRELTPGEPVTYEGLPIGSDCVVTETDDGGATSTTISAQATDGDPGTLTVGPDPAEITVTNVFDPGSVKVDKVIDGEGADFAEGPYEVTLECTFNGTEVDIPGGASRELTPGEPVNYEELPIGAECTTTETEQGQATSVSVDPETVIIGGDDGSQQQVNVSITNTYEVGKFSVQKVVEGDGADFGAGPFEVSTQCSFEGSEIDVPGGATREIEPGDTVTYDGLPVGADCIVTETDDFGATDVEISSSVDGGEPGEVIVPADDVAAAEVTVTNSYDVGTIEVDKKLTGIGSGIYNAGPFEATVDCTFPDSETAIDIPGGATQEFMPGDPAVYEGLPVGAECTVTETDTAGATETTMTVDDGDPIDGTSAKVVVPPNDDGDTTSVEVLATNTFKTSPLVVKKTVDGDGADFAPDMPDSIDDIDSLADLPYEATLNCTFEGEDVPIPGGETRRFGSGVPAVYLGLPDGAECTIAETDDGGATTTTVVPDSGTISEGTEPIAVEVTNTYDLGEFDVEKLVEGDGAEFAGTDFEVTAECTFEGGDIDMSAEGIGGATRTVSPGEPAVYSGLPVGADCIVTETDTGGATTASVSTTVDGGDPGQVKVPPADDDSATVTVTNTFDVGSIEVDKVVNGDAHDVGPFEVSLDCTFDGQTVKIPGGADRKITPDDPVTYSGLPIGAECTVTETDDGGAESKTISTIGEGEPGEVTIGGDPATITVTNTFADDDNTADDSSDGGGTDGSADSGGSDDSNADGGGADGDADGGSGDLPRTGAVIVTWLIVGLLLIAAGASIIRTVRRRE from the coding sequence GTGTCGATTGTCCTCGTCTTGCTCTTGGCTATGGTCGGCGCGGTGCTTCCTTCGGCCTCGGCAATGGCCGCCGAGTGGGGAATCAGCAAGCAGGTCATCTCAGATGGCCCATATGCTCCGGGAGACAACGTCGAGTTCGTCGTGACGATCTCCTGCTCCGACCCGAGCGGTACCGATCAAACCTGTGACAACACAGAAATGTCTGATGTTCTGCCTGACGGGCTGGTCCTCGTCAGCGCGAGTATCAGCAGCGGAGGCGGAGAAGTCGACGCTGATGTCGAGTCCAACACGGTGACGTACACAAACGAAGACGGAGTGGGAACCGGTGATCAGGCGCAGATCGCCATCACCGCCAAAATCGATCCTGACCTGCCCTACAGCGAAAGCGGCAAACCGATAGAGAACACGGCGACGGTCGTCTCCGACAACGCCGAGGAGAAGAGCTCATCGGCCACGGTGACACCGGTTGTCGACCTTGACCTATCTGCGGAGGCTGGGAAGACCATTGACCCCGACGGAGCTCTGGCGGTCCCCGGCACGAACGCCACCATGGCTGTCGAAGGTACGAATACCTCGAACGCTCCAGTCGATACGATGGTCGTTCAAGATCCCGTCGATCCAAGCGCCGACCCCAACCCGTTCACTTACCTGGAATACACTGGCACCGGTGATATCGAAATGCCGGAGAACGCGACCGATGTCACCGAAGAATACTGGGACGGCGATTCTTGGGAGACGCTAGACGACTCCGTCGATCCAGCCGACGTCCAAGGAGTTCGCTACACCTTCTCCGGGGACATCCAGCCCGGTGCCACGGCTACCATTCCTGTTGAGGTTCAGCAGGCAGATGCTGTCGCAGAACTCACTGACCCGACGACGGTCAACAACGACACTTCAACAGTCGTCTCGCTTGACGGCGAAGAGTCTGAGCCAGCGACTGCTGACGACACCTACCTCATCACACCGCCGAACACCTCGGTGACGGCTTCAAAGAGCTTCTCTCCAGCAGAGGTGGAAGCAGGCAAATCGACCACTGTGACCCTTGGTGCGACCAACACCGGCACGGCGGTCGACTCACTGATCATCACCGAACCCGGGCCAGGCACTGACAGTCCTTTTGAGGGAGACGACCCGCTGACATTCACGGGGTGGGGAAGTGACTCGTCGGGTGCCGGAATCGTGTGGCCCGCTGATGCGACCGAGGCAACCGTGGTGTACACCTGCGCCGACGGCACGGAGGTCACTGAATCGACCACCACCGTGGACACGATGCCGGCGACTCCACCGGAGACCTGCATCGTCGTGGGATTCACCGTCGAGTTCACCGGTGACATCGTCAACGGTGCCGAGGCAACGATTCCGTTTACCGCAGACACCGATCCCGACCAGGAACCCGACCGTGTGTCACACCCCAATGAGGTCCAGGCGGAAGTCCCGAACACGGACCCGGCCACGGCGAACGACGAACTCGTCACCCTGCAAGACCGGCTTGCAACGGACATCGAGAAGATCATCACTCCCTCGACGATTCCCGCAGCTGAAGGCCAGAACGTTGTGGTCCAGCTGCCCAGCAGCCTTCTGCCCTTCGGCGAGGACGGATCGACGACTGAGGCCGACACCTTCGTCGTTCAGGACCCAGTGAACACGGACAACCCGGGAGAGTTCTGGGACAATTTCACCGCCACCGGCGTGCGGAGCACCTCAGTCCCGGCCAATGCCACATTGACCGTCGAATACTGGGACGGCCAGTCGTGGCAAACCGCTCCTGATTGCCCTCCGACGCACGGCCCAGCAACCGTCAACTGCGACCTCCCCGAAAACGCGCAAGGGGTGCGGTTCACCTATGACGCCGACGACGGGGAAGGTTTTCCACCCGGTACCGAGTTCCAGCCCAACTTCACCGCAGACTACACCGGACCGGCAGATCGAGACGAGCCGATCGAGAACTGTGCGGCGTCCTCGGCAGCCGCCGAGACGGTGGACCCGACCGAACCCGTCGAAGGATGTGACACTGTCGACCCGTTCCCCACTGACGGATCGGGCACTGTCGACTTCCTCGACAAGACGCTGCTAGGTGACCCAGCAACAGTGCGAGCTCGTACAGACGACCAAGTCACTGGTCGCATCACCTGGTCAACCGGCGGGTTCTCCGGAGTCGATCCGATGGCCATCTCCGATATCGCCGATCCTGAGAGCACTGATATTTCGGATTCGTTCTATGACGCGTTCAATCTCGCGCAGATCGACGCAATCGATTCCTCGGTTGACCCATTAATCGAATACGACGCAATCTCGGGCGTCGAACTCTACAACGGATCGAAATGGGTGCAGGCAACCAACTCACCGTGTACGAACTCGAATCCCTGCGACGGCGGCATGGACGCCGTGCCACTGACCGCGGAAGAGCAATCCTCAACCATCTCAGCGCGTGTCATCTACACCGAGTCACCGACGCGCCCAGACACCAGTGATGATCCCACCGCACCGATCAAGGGTGATGGAGTCGCGCGATCGGTACAGGACGACGGCCGCCATCTGGACTTGACCTTCCAGGTGCGCGACTACAAGCGCAGCAACACTGACGAACCTGTGCTTGGCGCGACCCGCGGAACGATGTACAACACCGACGATGCCGGCGTGGTCAACAACACGGCTCGCGCAACGGCAACGTACCGGGACCGAACCTACACCGACTCGGACGGCGATACTGCCGAGATTCTTGACGAACCGCTCAACGTTGGAGTGAAAAAGGATTGGTCCGGAGGTCCTCTCTCCGTTCCGCCGGATGGAACTCCGCATGAGTACTACCCGACGACCGAGGCCACGATCACCGGCACCAACGAGTCCGGATCGAAGATCGACCGACTTCGGATCGCTGATCCCGGTGCAGAAGACTCCTCCGACGTAATCACAGCAGATGGGACCAAGCCTTTCGACGCCTTCACCCTGCGCGGGTTCACAGCCATCACGCCCCCTGAGGGCACGGAGACCACAACGGTGACGTTGACGTACGACGACGGCTCCACTGCGGACTTCACGCGAGACGAAGCTTTGGCGCTGACGACGTCCGAGCTAGCCGATGTGGTTGGCGTGGAGACCTTATTCGACGGGCTGATCGCGCCCGCAGCCGCCGGAAGTATGGAACTGAACCTGCAATTGCGGCAATTCGATCGATACACCGGTGACCCGATCACGGTCGACGACTACTCGCCGGCAACAAATGGCGCGATCGCGACGATCGACGATCCGGGAGGGACCGACGAGGATAAACGCCAGGCCTATGACGACGCCACGATGGACCTCCAAGACGCCGACATCGATTTAGATGTGACGAAGACTTTCGATCCCGACACCATCACCGAGCCGAACCACGGCGCTGATGCCGATGACACACCGGTGACCATGACGATCACAGGCCAACCCCAAGGCCCGTCGCGCAGCGTTGAAATGGTCCTGACCGACGACGACCCTCAATTCTGGAACCAATACGACTTCGTCGGATTCGACCCGAGCGCGCAATTGGCCGCGCCGATCGACCAGGTCCAGGTTGATGTTCTCACCGGCGGGACCTTCTCCGGCGACCCAGACTCCCCAGATCCAGTCACCGTTGATGGTGCCGACTGGATCGAGGGCACCCCAAGCGACACGTTCACGCTGCCGGACGGAGTCGATCCCGACGACGTCCAGGGGCTGAGGTTCACCTTCACCCGGGCCGACGGACAGATCTGGGAGAACCCGGCCACACCGAAGCAATCGGTGCCTCTTGACGTGCTGCGGCGCGATGACATGCGCTCCGGCGGCCCGGTCCAACACGACCTGGCCTCAAACCCGAATGCTCCGGGCGAATCTGAACCCGGCGTGGCCAGCAACTCGGTGGACGGAACAACGACGGGCGCTGATCTCATCGTTGATCCAGATACCGGTGAACAAGTCCCGGTCTCTGCCTCAGACTCCGCCGACGCGCAGATCCGCTACAAGCACGCCGTCAATGGTGTGAGCGTGAAGAAGGACTTCGACGGAACAGTCACCGACGGATCTCAAGGTCCCACCTCCACCTTCCCGATGAACATTACAATCACCAACACGGGGCAGCGTCCGATTACCGACCCGGTGATTACTGATCCTATGCCCACCGATGACGACGGTGCGCAGCTGAAGCTCGCGGATACAGACATTCCCTATTCGTACTCGCTATCGGGATCCGACCCCGACCCGGACACTCCCAATCTGCCGGAGAACCCCGACGAGGTATCTGTGGACCAGGACGGGGACATCGACAGCCTCGAGTTCACATTCCCCGAAGGATCAGTGCTCGAAGTTGGACAGAGCTACCAGGTCACCGTGATGGTCAACTTCCGATTCGGCCTGCCCCCGCAGACTCCGGTGGACAATACCGTCGGAGTGACAGGAGACCGGCCATGGGACAACTGCGAACCACGATTGAACGACGAAACCGGACAATGTCAGGCCGATGCCGATGTCCACCCAACGGGAACAGCCGTCATCAGCCAGAACAAATTGGTCAAGGCCACCGACGACGATGAACTCGCTGTCATGGTCGATCCGGACTACCCCGACCAACCCGCCGAATGCACTCCGAATGACGATGGGTTCTATGCCTACCCCTGCACCCCGGTCATCGCTCCCGGGCACAACGAGACCTGGCAAATCAACATGGAAAACGTCGGCAACTTGCCGATGGATCAGGCGGTGCTCTACGACCGCCTTCCTACCCCGGGAGATGTGGGTTCCTACGCCACTTCCTCTGCTCGGGGCTCAGAATGGTCGCCCACACTGACCAAGGATCCGCCCCCAGCGATCACCGATGCACCTGAGGGGGCGACGTCCAAGGTCTACTACTCAACCACGCAGGACTACTGCATGGACGACATCGAGGACCCCATCAATCATCCATGCCCGACCGATGACCCTGACAGCGGCTGGGTGGAATTGACCCCAGACACTTCTCCGGACGTGTATGAAGACGTCACAGCAATCAAGGTCGTTATCACCATGGACCCGGAGAACCTCCTCGATCCGGGCGATTCGGTCAGTGTGGAAGGCACCACCACAACTCCCGCTGAGGCCCCGGAGGCAGGGGACCGGTCGATCGCCTGGAACTCGGCGGCAGCCGGCGGAGTGGCCGTCACCGCGGACGGCAAAGAGGTCAACATGCTGCCGACGGAAGGGGCGAAGGTCGGAGTCGCGACCGCGACAGGACCACTGACTGTACACAAGACGGCTGCAGGAGCGGGAGCTGACTACGCACCGGACGAATTCACGCTGCAGGTGCAGTGCACGTCTGCAGCTGATTCGTGGTTGGAGAAAGATCTCGACCCGATCACCATCACTGTGCCCAACGGTGGAGAGACCGAGGTCCCGAACCTTCCCTACGGTGCCGAGTGCACGATTACTGAGGACGACTCGAACGGTCAGACCTCGCTCGACGTCGGCTCCGTGACGATCGGGGAGTCACCGGACGCGGTCACCCTTGATGCTGTGAACAACTACGACCTCGGTGATCTGGAGTTGGCCAAGACAGTTGATTCCGAGGCAGTCGATGAGGACGGCGATCCGGTTGAGTACGGTCCGTTCGAAGCGAGCGTCGATTGTTCCTTCCTCGGCGATCCCGTCTATGCCGAGGGCTATGGCCCCAATGATCCAATGGTCGTCGACCTCCCGGCCGACGGTACTCCAGCCGAGCTCGCTGGTTTGCCGATCAACGCCGAATGCACGGTGACCGAGACGAACACTGGGGGAGCCGCGTCGACGTCGATGACGATTAGCCAACCCGGCGAGGAGCCGGTGGAGACCGACGGGGACACGGCCAAGATGACGGTCGTTGCCAACGACGAAGGAACCGCCGGAACACAGCTGAACGTGGAAAATCACTTCGACGTGGGTTCCATCCACCTCACCAAAGAAGTCACAGGCAATGGTGCCGACGACTACGGGACCGGACCGTTTGTCTTCGACGTCGTGTGCACTTTTGATGTTGACGGAGGCGGTGGCGCAGACGCGAAGGTCGTCTATGACGACTCGGTCAGCCTCGGCGGTGATGATCCGCTTGAAGCCACGATCGACGATCTGCCCGTCGGCGCGTCATGTGATTTCACTGAGACTGACAACGGGGGTGCTACCAGCTCTGAGATCACCCCGAACCCAGTGACAGTAGGGGCAGACGAGACTGCAGAAGTCGCCGCGACCAATGAGTTCGACCTGGGATCGTTCTCTGTCGACAAGGTCGTCGAGAACAACACCGGGCTACCCGACGACGCCTTGGGTCCGTTCGAGGTCAACGCAGACTGCACGTATCAGGGCGCAGACGTCGAGATTCCCGACGGGGCCCAACGTGAACTGACTCCCGGGGAACCTGTCACTTATGAGGGCCTGCCGATCGGTTCCGACTGCGTCGTAACCGAAACTGATGACGGCGGTGCGACATCGACGACCATCTCCGCGCAAGCAACGGACGGCGATCCCGGTACGTTGACCGTCGGACCCGACCCAGCCGAGATTACAGTGACCAACGTCTTTGATCCCGGGTCGGTCAAGGTCGACAAGGTCATCGACGGGGAGGGAGCCGACTTCGCCGAAGGACCCTATGAAGTCACTCTGGAATGTACCTTCAACGGAACCGAGGTAGACATACCGGGTGGAGCGAGTCGTGAACTCACGCCGGGGGAGCCGGTGAACTACGAGGAGCTGCCGATCGGGGCCGAATGCACAACGACCGAAACTGAACAGGGACAGGCGACTTCCGTCTCGGTCGATCCCGAAACTGTGATCATCGGTGGCGACGACGGTTCGCAGCAGCAGGTGAATGTCTCCATCACCAACACGTACGAGGTCGGAAAGTTCTCCGTACAGAAGGTAGTCGAGGGTGACGGAGCCGATTTTGGTGCCGGACCGTTTGAAGTAAGCACTCAATGCAGTTTCGAAGGCAGTGAGATCGACGTTCCTGGCGGGGCGACACGGGAGATCGAGCCGGGAGACACGGTCACCTATGACGGTCTTCCGGTCGGGGCGGACTGTATTGTCACTGAGACCGATGACTTCGGAGCCACCGACGTCGAAATCTCCTCGAGCGTCGACGGCGGCGAACCCGGAGAGGTCATCGTTCCGGCAGACGATGTTGCGGCCGCCGAAGTAACGGTGACGAATTCCTACGATGTCGGCACCATCGAGGTCGACAAGAAGCTAACGGGAATCGGTTCGGGCATCTATAACGCAGGACCGTTCGAGGCCACAGTCGATTGCACGTTCCCCGACAGTGAAACCGCAATCGACATCCCTGGCGGAGCCACGCAGGAGTTCATGCCCGGAGACCCAGCGGTCTACGAAGGATTGCCCGTCGGTGCGGAGTGCACCGTGACCGAGACGGACACCGCTGGAGCCACAGAGACCACGATGACCGTCGATGACGGCGACCCGATTGATGGAACCTCTGCCAAGGTCGTCGTCCCACCGAACGACGACGGCGACACCACTTCGGTCGAAGTCCTGGCGACCAACACCTTCAAGACCAGTCCACTGGTCGTGAAGAAGACTGTCGACGGTGACGGCGCGGACTTCGCACCGGATATGCCGGACTCGATTGACGACATCGACTCGCTCGCTGATCTTCCCTACGAAGCGACTCTGAACTGCACATTCGAAGGCGAAGACGTGCCGATCCCCGGCGGTGAGACTCGCCGGTTCGGCTCCGGCGTCCCGGCAGTGTATCTCGGGCTGCCCGACGGCGCTGAGTGCACCATCGCTGAGACGGACGACGGCGGCGCGACGACGACCACGGTCGTACCAGACTCCGGCACCATCAGCGAAGGCACTGAACCCATCGCAGTCGAGGTGACCAACACCTACGATCTCGGCGAATTCGACGTTGAGAAACTCGTTGAGGGGGACGGTGCCGAGTTCGCCGGCACCGACTTCGAAGTCACCGCCGAGTGCACCTTCGAAGGTGGGGACATTGACATGTCTGCCGAGGGTATCGGTGGGGCGACCCGGACGGTGAGCCCGGGTGAACCGGCAGTCTACTCCGGACTTCCTGTTGGTGCAGACTGCATCGTCACAGAAACTGACACCGGTGGCGCTACCACAGCGAGCGTATCGACCACGGTCGACGGCGGAGATCCGGGCCAAGTCAAAGTCCCTCCGGCCGACGACGATTCGGCAACTGTGACCGTGACGAACACCTTCGACGTCGGCTCGATCGAGGTGGACAAGGTGGTCAATGGCGACGCGCACGATGTTGGCCCCTTCGAAGTGAGCTTGGACTGCACGTTCGATGGTCAGACCGTCAAGATCCCCGGCGGAGCCGATCGAAAGATCACTCCAGACGACCCAGTGACCTACAGTGGATTGCCGATCGGTGCTGAATGCACTGTAACCGAGACCGACGACGGCGGTGCCGAGTCCAAGACGATCTCGACGATCGGCGAAGGTGAACCAGGTGAAGTGACAATTGGCGGAGATCCCGCGACAATCACTGTGACGAACACATTCGCAGATGACGACAACACAGCGGATGACAGTTCCGACGGTGGTGGAACCGACGGCAGTGCCGACAGCGGAGGCTCAGACGATAGTAATGCTGACGGTGGTGGGGCCGATGGCGACGCTGATGGTGGCAGCGGAGACCTCCCCCGAACTGGAGCAGTGATCGTGACCTGGCTCATCGTCGGCCTGCTCCTGATCGCTGCCGGTGCCAGTATTATCAGGACCGTTCGTCGACGCGAGTGA